GGCGGGCGCCGCTCCCGACCGGCCGTCGGGACGCCGTCGTCGCAGTCGCCGCCGCCGCGCTCCTCGCGCGAACGCTGGCGACGGCGGTCGTCAACGCGCCGGGCGGGGTCGTTGGCGTCGGGGTCGAGCCGCTGCTCGCCGTCTCGACGGCCGTCACCGCGCTCGCGGCCGTCGGCGTGGCGCTGACGGTCGACGATCCGGTCGCGGGCGTCGGCCTCCTCTTCGTCGGCGTGTTCGGCCTGCTCTCGACGCTCACCGGAGCCGTCGCCCTGCCCGCGGCCGTCGCCGTCGGCGGGGGAACGGCCGCCGTCGCCGCCGCCGTCGCGTCCCGGCGGTCGCTCCCGCCGGCGACGACGGCGGCCGGCGGCCTCCTGCTCGTCGCGCTGGTCGTGAGCCTCGTCGGCGGCGTCGGCGGCGTCGCGTCGGTCCGTGCCCCCGCGTCGACGCTGGCGCTGCTCGGCGTCGCGGGCACGCCCGTCTTCGCGGCGACCACGGGGCGGACGACCCTCGCCGGGACGCTCGCGTTCGCCGCCGTCCTCGCCGTCGGCCTCGCGAACCCGTTCGTGACCGGCGCGGTGACGCTCGTCGGCGGGGGCGTCGTCGGCACGTCGCTGCCGGTCGTCGCGCTCGCAGCCGGCGGCGCGGTGACGGCGGCCAGTGCCGCCGCCCGGCGCGGGGAGTGGAGCCTGCTCGCGGGCGTGACGCTGGTCGCGCTCGCCGGTGTGCCCGCGACGCTCGGCCGGGGCGTCCCCTTCGCCCTCGGCGTCGCCGTCCTCGGACTCCGGGAGGCGGAGCGATGACCTGCCGCGACGACGACTGTGGCTGCGGCGACGACGAGGAGTTCCAGAAACACCTCGAGGAGGAGCCCGACCCACAGCTCGATCCGGCGAAGAGCCCGGGCATCGGGAGCGACATCGAGGCACTGGAGGACATCGAGGTGAGCCGCGAGGACGTGACCATCGGCGAGGCTGACCCGGCGGAGCTGGCGGCGGCCGACACCGAACCCGTCGCGGACGACGGGACGGCGTCGCTGCTCGCGGACCTCGGTTCGGGCGACCCGGTCGACCGGCGGCGGGCCGCCCTCGCGCTGAAGGAGGAGACGACGACCGACGCCGTCGTCGCTGGCCTCGCGCAGGCCGCGACGCGTGACGACGACGCCGACGTGCGACAGTTCGCGGTGGAGGCGCTGACGGCGCACGGGGGTGGGGCGTCCGCTGACGCCGGATCGGGGGCAGCCGCCGACGCCGACGCCGACGCCGACGAACGCGCGGCCGCCGTCGCCGTGACGCTCCTCGACGACGACGACCCGTGGGTGCGTGCCGAGGCAGTCGTCGCGCTCGACAACATCGACCGCGAGGCCCACGAGAGCGACATCGCGGCCGCGCTGGAGGACGACCACCACGCTGTGCGCCGGAACGCCGCCGTCTCGCTGTTCAAGTTGCGCGGGGAGGAGATGGAGGAGCGCCTGCTCGCCCTCTCCCGGGACGACAGCGAGCGAGTCCGCGAGTGGGCGGCGCACATGCTCGGCGGGGTCGACTCGGCGGACGCCCGCGGTCGGTTGCGCGACCTGACCGACGACCCCGCGACGGTCGTGCGACAGACCGCCGAGCGCGCACTGGAGGCGGAGCCGGACCGGTTCCGCCGACAGTTTGGCGCGCTGGAGAACGACGCTCGCCTGCTGCCCGGCGAGGACCGACTCAACCGGATGCCCGATCTATGACCGACACGACGGAGTCCACGACCGACGCACCGCCCGACGACGAACTCGCCGACCGCGTGGAGGCGGCGCTCAGGAACGTCCGCGACCCGGCGGCGGACCTCTCCGTCTTCGAGGCGGGGTTCGTCGAGGACGTGTCGGTGAGCGACGGCGACGTGCGGATCGAGGCCGACCTGCACGCCCTCGACGACGACACCGGACAGGGGGTGATCGACGCGATGCTCCGCGCCGTCGACGACGTCGAGGGCGTCGCGGGCGTCCACGTCGAACGCGCGTCACCCGCGGCGTCGGCCGAGGGACGCGCGAGCGTCGACGCGTTCGATCACGTCGTCGCCGTCGCCAGCGCCAAGGGCGGCGTCGGCAAGTCGACGGTGGCGACCCACCTCGCCTGCGCGCTCGCCGCCGAGCGCGAGGTGGCGCTGTTCGACGCCGACATCCACGGCCCGAACGTGCCGGCGCTCGTCGACGCGAGCGGACCGATCCACGCCACCGACGAGGGCGACCCCCTGCCCGTCCGCCGGCGGGGCATGGACGTGATGAGCGTCGGCCTGATGGAAGACGGCGCCCCCCTCGCGTGGCGGGGGGCGATGGCCCACGACGCGCTCTCCGATCTCTTCGAGAACACGGCGTGGGAGAACGACGAGGTACTGGTGATCGACCTGCCGCCCGGCACCGGCGACGTGGTGCTCACCACGCTCCAGGACGTGCGCGTCGACGGCGTCGTCGTCGTCACGACACCGTTTCACGCCGCCGTCAGCGACACCGGGCGGACCGTCGAACTGTTCCGCGACAACGACGTACCCGTCCTCGGCGCCGTCGTCAACATGGCCGAGTACGTCTGTGACTGCTGTGGCGAGCCGAACGACCTGTTCGAGGCGGCGGGGCCGGAGCTCGACGCGCCGGTGCTCGCGGAACTCCCCTTCAGCCGGGAGCTACAGGGGACGCCGGAACCGGGTGACGTGCCCGACCCGGTCGCGGATCTGGGCGAGCGCACCCTCGACACCCTCGACGGTGCGGGGACGGTCGACGCCCCCGACGACGCCGTCGATATCCGGGGCCTCCAGCCCGAAAAGCGCAAGGCGCGCGTCCGAGAGCGGTTCGAGGCGCTCGATTCGGGGCAGGAGTTCGTCCTGATCAGCGACCGCGACCCGACGCCGGTGGGGAGCTTCCTGAGTCGTCTCGCGGAGACGCCGCGCTCGGCGTTCGACGTCGAGGTGCGTCGCGCGACGCCCGACGCCTGGGTGCTGGAGACGACGAAGCCGTAGGTCGGGCAGCTTTATTCGGCCGCTTCGCGTACCACCGTCCATGCGCGCAGTCCGCTATCACGACTACGGTGGTTCCGAGGTACTGCAAGTCGACGATGTCGACCGGCCCGAACCGGCCGACGACGAGGTGCTGATCGAGGTAGCGGCGGCGGGGATCAACCCCGTCGACACCTACTTCGTCGCGGGGTCGTACGAGCCGTTCACGCTCCCGATGATCCCCGGCGTCGATGCCGCGGGCGACGCGGTCGAGGTCGGGGCCGCCGTCGAGGGCGTGAGCGAGGGCGACGCCGTCGTCGCCACCGGCTTGAGCAAGGACCACTACGGCGCCTGCGCGGAGTACGTCGCGGTGCCGAGCGACCGACTCGCGGTCCTGCCGGCGGGCGTCGACGTCGTCGAGGCCGGCGGCGCGGGCGTCGCCGCGGTGACGGCGTGGCGCGCGCTGATCGACCACGCGGGCCTCGAACCCGCCGAAACCGCGCTGATCCACGGCGGAAGCGGGGGCGTCGGCCACGCGGCCGTCCAGATAGCGAGCGTCGCCGGGGCCCGGGTCGTCACCACCGCCGCGCCGGCGTACCACGACCGACTCCACGAACTCGGCGCCGACGTCGTCCTGGATTACGGCCGCGACGACCTGCGGGACGCGGTGGCCGGCGCCGGCGCCCCCGACGTGATCCTCGATCACCGCCTCGACGACTACCTGCAGTTCGACGCCGACGTGGCCGCGCACGACGGTCGGATCGTGGGCATCGGCGAGAACGATCCCGAAATCGGGTTCACGAACGACGGCGTCGCCCGCGGGAAGGACCTCACATACCAGTTCATGAGCATGTTCAACACGCCACGGCTGGCCGACCCGCTCGAACGCGTCGCGTACCTGCTCGGCGAGGGTGACCTCGAAATCGAGGTGGCTCCCACCTACGGCTTGGACGAGGTGGCCACCGCCCACGAGGACGTGATGGCCGACAGCTTCCTCGGAAAGCTGGTCGTGACGCCCTAGACGACCGGTCCTCATCGAACGGCTGATCGAAGACGGTCGCGACGCTAGGCCTCGCCGTAGACGGGGACGGCGGCCCCGCTGGTCACGGTGGCGGCGTCCGAACAGAGGAACAGCACCACGTCGGCGATGTCGGCCGGATCGACCCACGACTCGTCGGGCGTCATCATCTCCCGGTTCATCGGGGTGTCGATGACGCTCGGCATGACGGCGTTGGCCCGGACCGTCCCCAGGTTCTCCGTGGCGATGGTCTCGGTCAGGAGGCGCACGCCCGCCTTGCTCGCGCGGTAGATGCCGTCGCCCTCGCCACCCTCCAGCGACGACCGGGCTGACACCGAGACGACGGCTCCCTCCGTCTCCTGGAGGTGGGGCAGGGCGTGTTTCGAGGCGAGGAACATGGTCTTCAGGTTCACGTCGAAGAGGAAGTCGAACAGGTCGGCGTCCGTCTCGTGGATGGGATCGCCGCCACGCCAGGTCCCCGCGACGTTCACCAGCGCGTCCAGCCGACCGTGGTCGTCGACGACCGCGTCGACGACCCGTTCTACGTCCGCCTCGTCGGTGAAATCACCCCGATAGAACTCGATGGTCTCCGCGTCGACCTGTGCGTCCTCGTCGTCGGGCGAGACGATGTCGGTGCCACAGACCGTCGCCCCCGCGTCGGCGAAGGCCGCCGCGACGGCGCTCCCGAGGGCGCCACAGGCCCCCGTCACGAGCGCGACGTTGCCCGAGAAGTCGAACGAAGCGTCCATGTGGGTCCCCTGGGTCGGCGACCTCATAAGCGTACGCCCGGTACGCGGCGGTGTCGACAGTTGTTTGGTACTGCGGCTGGAAATGTCGAATACGTGACCGAATCGTACTCGCTGAGCGAAGCGTGGGAGTCGGACGCGAGAACGGTCGATACCCTCCGGAGTGAACTCGCACGCGAGGACCTGGCGCGGCATCTCGCGCTCTTCTATCAGTCGCCACAGAATCAGCTCGAAGTGGCGGCGACGTTCGTCAAACACGGACTTCGGACGGGAAATCGCTGCCTCTACTTCGTCGACACCAACGCGCGGTCGACGGTCGAACGCGCGTTTCGGACGGCCGACATCGACGTGGAGCGCCGGGTGGAGAACGGTGACCTGCTGATCGAAAACGGCCAGGACGCGTACCGTCAGGCGAACTTCGACCCCGACGAACTGATCACGTTGCTCGCGGACGCGTGCCACGAGAGCGTCGCCGACGAGTACGACGGCCTCTGGGTGGCGGGCGAACTCTCGTGGTGTTTCCACACCGACCTCACCTACGACCACGTCGTCGGCTTCGAGGCCGACTTCGACGCAGCGTGTCCGGACCTCCCCGTCACGGCGCTGTGCCAGTACGACCTGAACCAGTTCAACGACGAGTCGGTCGCCAAGGCGCTGTGGACCCACGAACAGATCATCTACCGCTACCGGCTCTGTGAGAACCCCTACTACATCCCTCCGAACGAGTACCGTTCGGATGGGGGCGGGCTGTTGAACGCCCGGCTGATGCTGGAGCAGATGTACGACCTTGCCCACGCCCGCAGTCAAGTGACACAGCGCGAACAGCGGCTGTCGGTCGTCAACCGCATCCTTCGACACGACATCCGCAACGACCTGAACGTCGTCCGGGGGATACTGTCCCTCGTCGCCGACCGAGCGGACCTCGACGACGTGCTTGCGGTGCGGCTCGACACCGCCATCGACCACGTCAACGACATCTTCGAGGTGGCCGACAAGGCCCGGTACGTGGAGCGGACGATCAGCCGCTCGACGGTCGAACGAACGTCGCTCGCGCCGTTCGTCGCCCGCGCGGTGGAGCGGGTCGAAACGACGTTCCCGGAGGCGGATATCGCCGTCTCGGGCGTGAACGACGTCGAAGTGGTGGCGGATACGAATCTCGACGTAGCGCTTACCGAACTCATCGAGTACGCGATTCGAAACCAGGACGCCGATCCGCGGGTCTCGCTCACCGTCTCGGATCGACCGCCCGAGCGAGTCGTGATCGACGTGGGCTACGACGGCCAACCCGTCTCGCGGGGGGATCGTCGGGTGCTCGACGACGGCGTCGAGACGCCGCTGCAACACTGCCGTGGGCTGGAACTGTGGCTGGCCAAGTGGGTCGTCGAGAACGCGCACGGTCGACTCGACTTCCCGCAGGGGGAGGAGTCGTCGATACGGGTCGAGCTGTACCGGTGTCTCGCCTGATACAACCGTGCGTCACGGCACCGATACCCACGCTCGTAGCCGGATCGTGACCCTTTTTTCCGGGCTGAGGGTAGCCGGCGCATGGTCCAACAACAGCGAGAGACGTGGGCGACGCGTCTCGGGTTCATCCTCGCGGCCGTCGGGAGTGCCGTCGGACTCGGTAACGTCTGGCAGTTCCCGTTCCAGACGGGCGCGAACGGCGGCGCGGCGTTCATCGTCGTCTACCTCCTCGCCGTCTTCCTGATCGGCTTCCCCGCAATGCTCTCGGAATTCGTGGTCGGCCGGCGGGCCGAGCGCAATCCGATAGACGCCTTCGCCCGCCTCGGGCACCGCAACTGGAAGGTGGTGGGCGTCCTCGGAACCGTCTCGGCGTTCTGGATCCTCTCGTTCTACAGCGTCGTCGGCGGCTGGGTCATTCGGTACGTCCTCGGGAGCGCCACCGGCGCCTACTTCTCCGGATCGGAGGCGTACTTCGGCGCCATCGCCGCCGGCCCCGAGGCGGTCGGCTTCCACGCCGTCTTCATGGCGTTGACCGTCGGCGTCGTCGCCTTCGGCGTCACGGACGGCATCGAACGCTCGACCAAGCTGATGGTGCCGAGCATCGTCCTCTTGCTGGGCGGCCTCGCCGTCTGGGCCGGGACGCTTCCGGGTGGTGCGGCCGGCTACGCGTACTACCTCTCGCCCGATATCGACGCACTCGTCTCGAATCTCGGCTCCATCCTTCCCGCCGCCGTCGGGCAGGCCTTCTTCACCCTCTCGCTCGGGATGGGCGCGATGATCACCTACGCCTCCTATCTCGGCCGCGACGACTCCCTGCCGACCGACGGTGGGACCATCGTGATCCTCAACACGTTCGTCGGCCTGCTGGCGGGGCTGGTGGTCTTTCCCATCCTCTTCTCGCTCGGCATCGATCCCGGGAGCGGTGGCCTCGGCGCTGCGTTCATCACGCTCGCCGGCGCGTTCGCACAGCTCCCCGCGGGGCGACTCCTCGGCGTCGCCTTCTTCGTCGTCCTCCTCTTGGCGGCGCTGTCCTCCGCGATTAGCCTCCTCGAAGTCGTCACCTCCTACCTCGTCGACAACACCGACCGCTCGCGGCGCTCCATCGCCGTCGCCCTCGGTCTCGGCATCTTCCTCCTCGGCGTGCCGAGCGCGTTCGGCGTACCGATTCTCGCTTGGTACAACGCCGTCGCGTACAACCTGCTGCTCCCGCTCTCGGTGCTTGCCCTCCTCCTGTTCGTCGGGTGGGTCGACGCCGGCGACGCCGTCGCGGAACTCCGGCGCGGCACCGGCCTGAGCGAGTCGGGCGCCGTCGCGTGGCTCTGGTTCGTCCGCACCGTCGTGCCGCTGGGCGTCCTCGTGACCCTCTTGCTCGGCCTGCAGAGCCTCGCCGTCCGCGCGGGACTGCTCGCCGAGGCCATCGTGTAGGCTCACCGAGAGACCGCGGGCGACTCGAAACCCACTTGAGCCGCGTTCGCCGACCGAGGAACAATGACACGAGAGACGTGGGCGACACGGACGGGTTTCATCCTCGCCGCCGCCGGGAGCGCCGTCGGCCTCGGGAACATCTGGCGGTTCCCCTGGATGACCGCGGAGAACGGCGGCAGCGCCTTCCTGCTCGTCTATCTGGTCATCGTCCTGGGGGTGGGCGTCCCCGGGCTCCTCGGCGAGTTCGTGATCGGTCGGCGGGCGCGGCGGAACCCGGTCGGCGCGCTCCGTGACCTCTCCGGGTCGCGGGTCTGGGCCGCCGTCGGCGGCATCTCCGCGATCACGGGCGTCGCGCTCCTCTCCTTTTACAGCGTCGTCGGCGGCTGGATCCTCCGATACCTGCTGGTCTCGCTGGCCGGTCCCTTCACCGGCGGCGCGGCCTACCTCGCCGACCCGGGCGCGTACTTCGGGAGCGTCTCCTTCGGCGTCGGCGCCGCGGGCTATCACCTCCTCTTTCTCGCGCTCACCGGCCTGATCGTCCTCGGGGGCGTCCGCCGCGGCATCGAACTGGGGACGAAAGTGATGATGCCCGCCGTCCTCGCCTTGCTCGTCGGGATGGCCGTCTGGGTCTCCACGCAGTCGGGCGCGGGCGCCGGCTACGACTTCTTTCTCACCTTCGACCTCGAAACGATCCGCGCGAACTTCTTCTCGATCCTCGGCCCGGCGGCCGGGCAGGCGCTCTTTACGCTCTCGGTCGGCGCCGGCACCATGATCACCTACGCCTCCTACATCGACGAGGATCGGTCGCTCCCGTTCGACGGGTCGGTCATCGCCCTGCTCAACACGGGCGTGGGCGTCCTCGCCGGGCTGGTGGTCTTCCCGCTCCTGTTCTCGCAGGGGATCGACCCCGGGAGCGGCGGCCCGGGTACCCTCTTCGTCGGCATCGCGGGCGCGTTCGGCGCCCTGCCCGGTGGAGGCGTGCTGGCCATCCTGTTTTTCGGCGTCGTCGCCTTCGCGGCGCTGTCGAGTTCGATCAGCATGCTCGAGATTCCGGTCGCCGTCCTCGTCGACGAAGTCGGCTGGTCGCGCCGGCGAGCCGTCGGCACGCTCCTCGCGCTCATCGCGACGACGGGGACGATCACCGCGTTCCAGCCCGCGCTGTTCGGGTTCGTCTCCGGAACGCTGGTCGACTTCCTGCTCACCGGCGGCCTCCTCGCGTTCCTCCTCTTTGCGGGGTGGGTGCTCGGCCGCGACGCGGTGGCGGAGTACGTCACCGGCGCCGGTCCGATCGCGACCCGGCTGGCGACGCCGTGGCTGTTCGCCGTCGGCGTCGTCATCCCCGTCTTCCTCACCTTCACGCTGCTGACGACGGCGGGCGTCGACGCCCGACTGGGCTTCTGGCCCACCGTCGTCGCCGCCGTCGTCGCCGTCGCCGTCGTCCTCGCCGGACTGCGGCGGCGGGCGGCGGTTTGAGACGGTCCTCGCCGTCCCGGGCCCGATCAGTCCCGGACGACCGCGCCGTCGGCGACGACCACCGACGGCGATCCGGTCGCGCCGATGTCGTCGAACGGGTCGGCGTCGAACCCGACCACGTCGGCGGGCGTGCCGGAGGCGAGCACGCCGAGCCCGGGCCGGTCGAGACACTCGGCGGCCGTCCGCGTCGCCGCGGTCAGCGCCGCCGCCTCGGTCATCCCTCCGGCCACGAGGCGGCCGAGTTCGAGGTGGACCGCCGGATGTGGGACATTCGGCGACCCGGCGTCGCTGCCGGCCGTGATGGTGATGTCGCGTTCCAGCGCGGCCTCGAACACCTCGTGGTGGCGCTCGGCCACCCGCTGTGCGTTCTCGTGGGCGTACGCCGGCACGGTCGGTCCCCCCTTCGCGACCGTCTCGTAGATGAACAGCGTCGGCTCGTAGACGATGTCCGACCCGTCCAGCTTCTCCAGCGTCTCGTCGGCCATCAGGTTCCCGTGTTCGATGGTGTCGGCGCCCGCCTCGACGGCGGCGTCGATGCCGTCCGTGCCGACGGCGTGGACCGCGACCGGCAGCCCGAAGCGGTGGGCCTCGTCGACGGCCGCCTCGACTTCGGCGGGCGATAGCTCCGAGACGCCCGGGTCCTCGCCGACGGCCTGCCCGTAGACGCCGCCGGTGGCGCTGATCTTGATGAGATCGGCGCCCTTGCTCCGCTGGGCCCGGACGGTCGACCGAACCGCGTCGACCCCGTCGCTCGGGATGCCCCAGAACGGGTCGTGGCCCCCGGTGATGATCACCGTCTTCCCGCTGGCGTGGATCCGGGGGCCGACGATCCGTCCCCGCCGGGCCGCGTCGGCGACGGCGATGGCGATGTCGTGGGTGCTGCCGAGATCGCGGATCGTCGTCACGCCACCCTCGACCTGTCTGCGGGCCATCTCCACCGCGTGGATCGTCTGTTCTTGCTCCGACTGTCGGCGAAGCGTCGCCACCGGATCGCCGCTCCCGTCCCACACCAGATGGACGTGGAGGTCGATCAGTCCCGGCGTGAGCAGATCGGCCGACAGTTCCCGCTCCCCGTCGCCGGGTTTGTCGTCGTAGACGCCCGTGATCTCGCCGCCGTCGACTGCGAGCCAAGAATCCGGGCGGCGACCCCGGGCAGCGTCCCACAGGTCGCCGTGTAGGAGAACGTCGTGATCGCTCACGGCCTCGCGCCCTCCCGGCGTCCGCCGTCGGCCGGCCGTCCGTGCCCACCCGTGTGCGTTCGTACCATGTGTCGTTGGCACACGGCAGCCACCTAACTGTTTCGTCAGTCCGGCGGAATCCTTTTGCCAGTCCTCGAACCTTTAGTGGATAATGAAAGGTGGTCGCCCATGACCATGGAAGATCGGATCGAGGAGCTCCGGGAGAAACGGGAGCGGGCGCTCCTCGGTGGGGGCGAAGACCGGATCGAGTCCCAGCACTCGAAGGGGAAGATGACCGCCCGGGAGCGGGTCGACTACTTCCTCGACGACGGGACCTTCCGCGAGTTCGACCAGTTCCGTACCCACCGAACCAGCAAGTTCGGAATGGAGGAGCGCAAGCTCCCCGGCGACGGCGTCGTGACGGGGTACGGCGAGGTGAACGGCCGAAAGACGTTCGTCTTCGCCCACGACTTCACGGTCTTCGGCGGATCGCTCGGCGAGGTGATGTCCGAGAAGATCTGCAAGGTGATGGACAAGGCGATGGACGTGGGCGCGCCCATCGTCGGCCTCAACGACTCGGCGGGCGCGCGCATCCAGGAAGGGGTGCGGAGCCTCGCGGGCTTCACCGACATCTTCCACCGCAACGAGCAAGCCAGCGGCGTCGTCCCCCAGATTTCGGGGATCATGGGCCCTTGCGCCGGCGGCGCCGTCTACTCGCCCGCCATCACCGACTTCATCTTCATGGTGAAAGACACGAGCCACATGTTCATCACCGGCCCGGACGTGATCAAGACCGTCACGGGCGAGGAGGTGAGCTTCGAGGAACTCGGCGGAGCGACCACCCACGCTTCTCGCACCGGCGTCGCCCACCGCGCCTTCGAGGACGAGGAGACGGCACTCGACAACATCCGCCGGCTACTCTCCTATCTCCCGCAGAACAACGTCGAGGACCCGCCGCGGGTCGACCCGTGGGACGACCCCGAGCGCTCGGCGGACGAACTGAAGACCGTCGTCCCGGATCAGCCCCAGAAACCGTACGACATGATCGACGTGATCGGCGGCACCGTCGACGAGGGCTCCTTCTTCGAGGTCCACGACAGCTGGGCGAAAAACGTCGTCGTCGGCTTCGGCCGCCTCGACGGCCACTCGGTCGGCGTCGTCGCCAACCAGCCCCGGTCGAACGCCGGGACGCTGACCGTCGACGCGAGCATGAAGGCCTCGCGGTTCGTCCGCTTCTGTGACGCCTTCAACGTGCCCATCCTCACCTTCGTCGACGTGCCCGGCTACATGCCGGGGACCGAACAGGAACATCGCGGGATCATCCGTCACGGGGCGAAACTGCTCTACGCCTACTCGGAGGCGACCGTTCCCCTGCTGACGGTCATCACG
This window of the Haloplanus rubicundus genome carries:
- a CDS encoding HEAT repeat domain-containing protein; amino-acid sequence: MTCRDDDCGCGDDEEFQKHLEEEPDPQLDPAKSPGIGSDIEALEDIEVSREDVTIGEADPAELAAADTEPVADDGTASLLADLGSGDPVDRRRAALALKEETTTDAVVAGLAQAATRDDDADVRQFAVEALTAHGGGASADAGSGAAADADADADERAAAVAVTLLDDDDPWVRAEAVVALDNIDREAHESDIAAALEDDHHAVRRNAAVSLFKLRGEEMEERLLALSRDDSERVREWAAHMLGGVDSADARGRLRDLTDDPATVVRQTAERALEAEPDRFRRQFGALENDARLLPGEDRLNRMPDL
- a CDS encoding amidohydrolase family protein, which translates into the protein MSDHDVLLHGDLWDAARGRRPDSWLAVDGGEITGVYDDKPGDGERELSADLLTPGLIDLHVHLVWDGSGDPVATLRRQSEQEQTIHAVEMARRQVEGGVTTIRDLGSTHDIAIAVADAARRGRIVGPRIHASGKTVIITGGHDPFWGIPSDGVDAVRSTVRAQRSKGADLIKISATGGVYGQAVGEDPGVSELSPAEVEAAVDEAHRFGLPVAVHAVGTDGIDAAVEAGADTIEHGNLMADETLEKLDGSDIVYEPTLFIYETVAKGGPTVPAYAHENAQRVAERHHEVFEAALERDITITAGSDAGSPNVPHPAVHLELGRLVAGGMTEAAALTAATRTAAECLDRPGLGVLASGTPADVVGFDADPFDDIGATGSPSVVVADGAVVRD
- a CDS encoding sodium-dependent transporter; the encoded protein is MVQQQRETWATRLGFILAAVGSAVGLGNVWQFPFQTGANGGAAFIVVYLLAVFLIGFPAMLSEFVVGRRAERNPIDAFARLGHRNWKVVGVLGTVSAFWILSFYSVVGGWVIRYVLGSATGAYFSGSEAYFGAIAAGPEAVGFHAVFMALTVGVVAFGVTDGIERSTKLMVPSIVLLLGGLAVWAGTLPGGAAGYAYYLSPDIDALVSNLGSILPAAVGQAFFTLSLGMGAMITYASYLGRDDSLPTDGGTIVILNTFVGLLAGLVVFPILFSLGIDPGSGGLGAAFITLAGAFAQLPAGRLLGVAFFVVLLLAALSSAISLLEVVTSYLVDNTDRSRRSIAVALGLGIFLLGVPSAFGVPILAWYNAVAYNLLLPLSVLALLLFVGWVDAGDAVAELRRGTGLSESGAVAWLWFVRTVVPLGVLVTLLLGLQSLAVRAGLLAEAIV
- a CDS encoding sodium-dependent transporter, with protein sequence MTRETWATRTGFILAAAGSAVGLGNIWRFPWMTAENGGSAFLLVYLVIVLGVGVPGLLGEFVIGRRARRNPVGALRDLSGSRVWAAVGGISAITGVALLSFYSVVGGWILRYLLVSLAGPFTGGAAYLADPGAYFGSVSFGVGAAGYHLLFLALTGLIVLGGVRRGIELGTKVMMPAVLALLVGMAVWVSTQSGAGAGYDFFLTFDLETIRANFFSILGPAAGQALFTLSVGAGTMITYASYIDEDRSLPFDGSVIALLNTGVGVLAGLVVFPLLFSQGIDPGSGGPGTLFVGIAGAFGALPGGGVLAILFFGVVAFAALSSSISMLEIPVAVLVDEVGWSRRRAVGTLLALIATTGTITAFQPALFGFVSGTLVDFLLTGGLLAFLLFAGWVLGRDAVAEYVTGAGPIATRLATPWLFAVGVVIPVFLTFTLLTTAGVDARLGFWPTVVAAVVAVAVVLAGLRRRAAV
- a CDS encoding acyl-CoA carboxylase subunit beta; amino-acid sequence: MEDRIEELREKRERALLGGGEDRIESQHSKGKMTARERVDYFLDDGTFREFDQFRTHRTSKFGMEERKLPGDGVVTGYGEVNGRKTFVFAHDFTVFGGSLGEVMSEKICKVMDKAMDVGAPIVGLNDSAGARIQEGVRSLAGFTDIFHRNEQASGVVPQISGIMGPCAGGAVYSPAITDFIFMVKDTSHMFITGPDVIKTVTGEEVSFEELGGATTHASRTGVAHRAFEDEETALDNIRRLLSYLPQNNVEDPPRVDPWDDPERSADELKTVVPDQPQKPYDMIDVIGGTVDEGSFFEVHDSWAKNVVVGFGRLDGHSVGVVANQPRSNAGTLTVDASMKASRFVRFCDAFNVPILTFVDVPGYMPGTEQEHRGIIRHGAKLLYAYSEATVPLLTVITRKAYGGAYCVMASKHLGADVNYAWPTAELAVMGPEGAVNVLYSDELADADDADARRADLVEEYREEFANPYTAADRGFIDDVIEPQDTRARLVDDLHMLKTKRESNPEKKHGNIPI
- a CDS encoding P-loop NTPase encodes the protein MTDTTESTTDAPPDDELADRVEAALRNVRDPAADLSVFEAGFVEDVSVSDGDVRIEADLHALDDDTGQGVIDAMLRAVDDVEGVAGVHVERASPAASAEGRASVDAFDHVVAVASAKGGVGKSTVATHLACALAAEREVALFDADIHGPNVPALVDASGPIHATDEGDPLPVRRRGMDVMSVGLMEDGAPLAWRGAMAHDALSDLFENTAWENDEVLVIDLPPGTGDVVLTTLQDVRVDGVVVVTTPFHAAVSDTGRTVELFRDNDVPVLGAVVNMAEYVCDCCGEPNDLFEAAGPELDAPVLAELPFSRELQGTPEPGDVPDPVADLGERTLDTLDGAGTVDAPDDAVDIRGLQPEKRKARVRERFEALDSGQEFVLISDRDPTPVGSFLSRLAETPRSAFDVEVRRATPDAWVLETTKP
- a CDS encoding NADPH:quinone reductase, with product MRAVRYHDYGGSEVLQVDDVDRPEPADDEVLIEVAAAGINPVDTYFVAGSYEPFTLPMIPGVDAAGDAVEVGAAVEGVSEGDAVVATGLSKDHYGACAEYVAVPSDRLAVLPAGVDVVEAGGAGVAAVTAWRALIDHAGLEPAETALIHGGSGGVGHAAVQIASVAGARVVTTAAPAYHDRLHELGADVVLDYGRDDLRDAVAGAGAPDVILDHRLDDYLQFDADVAAHDGRIVGIGENDPEIGFTNDGVARGKDLTYQFMSMFNTPRLADPLERVAYLLGEGDLEIEVAPTYGLDEVATAHEDVMADSFLGKLVVTP
- a CDS encoding MEDS domain-containing protein produces the protein MTESYSLSEAWESDARTVDTLRSELAREDLARHLALFYQSPQNQLEVAATFVKHGLRTGNRCLYFVDTNARSTVERAFRTADIDVERRVENGDLLIENGQDAYRQANFDPDELITLLADACHESVADEYDGLWVAGELSWCFHTDLTYDHVVGFEADFDAACPDLPVTALCQYDLNQFNDESVAKALWTHEQIIYRYRLCENPYYIPPNEYRSDGGGLLNARLMLEQMYDLAHARSQVTQREQRLSVVNRILRHDIRNDLNVVRGILSLVADRADLDDVLAVRLDTAIDHVNDIFEVADKARYVERTISRSTVERTSLAPFVARAVERVETTFPEADIAVSGVNDVEVVADTNLDVALTELIEYAIRNQDADPRVSLTVSDRPPERVVIDVGYDGQPVSRGDRRVLDDGVETPLQHCRGLELWLAKWVVENAHGRLDFPQGEESSIRVELYRCLA
- a CDS encoding SDR family oxidoreductase; translation: MDASFDFSGNVALVTGACGALGSAVAAAFADAGATVCGTDIVSPDDEDAQVDAETIEFYRGDFTDEADVERVVDAVVDDHGRLDALVNVAGTWRGGDPIHETDADLFDFLFDVNLKTMFLASKHALPHLQETEGAVVSVSARSSLEGGEGDGIYRASKAGVRLLTETIATENLGTVRANAVMPSVIDTPMNREMMTPDESWVDPADIADVVLFLCSDAATVTSGAAVPVYGEA